A stretch of the Sphingomonas sp. CL5.1 genome encodes the following:
- a CDS encoding DHA2 family efflux MFS transporter permease subunit: MADAAAAPAGPPPLHGARLALVAIGLAMGTFMMVLDSTIANVSLPTIAGNLGVSSDNSTWIITAFAVANGISVPLTGWLMRRFGVVRTFCVSLALFTIASFLCGIAWSLPSLIVFRVLQGAVSGPMMPGSQALLISVFPSHKRSQALGIWSMTTLVAPIMGPILGGYISDNYHWSWIFLINVPIGFVVVGICWPNLAKRETPTVKAPIDTVGLGLLVAWVGSLQIMLDLGKNADWFNDPTIVVLAVVAAISFVAWLIWELTDDHPTVDLSLFANWNFAIGTLAFCLGYAVFFANILLMPLWMQTQLGYTATWAGLVAAPSGVVAVVLTPFVARAAGKVDARILATIAFVGFAISYWMRSGYTTTASFWDFMLPLLVQGVSMATFFLSMVTISLDRIPPEKIPSATGISNFARIVAGAFAASIITTAWDRREALHQSRLAEAVGDNMPYRLSVEGLAHMGLDATQAAAAVTRQMVGQAYLLASTDLFRLSAWLSAAMIVVVWFTRKPAPHDGPIAAD; the protein is encoded by the coding sequence ATGGCAGACGCCGCCGCCGCTCCCGCCGGCCCGCCGCCGCTCCACGGCGCGCGGCTGGCGCTCGTCGCGATCGGGCTGGCGATGGGCACCTTCATGATGGTGCTCGACAGCACGATCGCCAACGTCTCGCTGCCGACGATCGCCGGCAACCTCGGCGTGTCGAGCGACAATTCGACATGGATCATCACCGCGTTCGCGGTCGCCAACGGCATCTCGGTGCCGCTGACGGGGTGGCTGATGCGGCGGTTCGGGGTGGTGCGGACCTTCTGCGTCTCCCTCGCGCTGTTCACGATCGCCTCGTTCCTGTGCGGCATCGCGTGGAGCCTGCCGTCGCTGATCGTCTTCCGCGTGCTGCAGGGCGCGGTGTCCGGGCCGATGATGCCGGGCAGCCAGGCGCTGCTCATTTCGGTCTTTCCGTCGCACAAACGCTCGCAGGCGCTCGGCATCTGGTCGATGACGACGCTGGTCGCGCCGATCATGGGGCCGATCCTCGGCGGCTATATCTCCGACAATTACCACTGGAGCTGGATCTTCCTGATCAACGTGCCGATCGGCTTCGTCGTCGTCGGCATCTGCTGGCCGAACCTCGCGAAGCGCGAGACGCCGACCGTCAAGGCGCCGATCGACACGGTCGGGCTGGGGCTGCTGGTGGCGTGGGTCGGTTCGCTCCAGATCATGCTCGACCTCGGCAAGAACGCCGATTGGTTCAACGACCCGACGATCGTCGTGCTGGCCGTCGTCGCCGCGATCAGCTTCGTCGCGTGGCTGATCTGGGAGCTGACCGACGATCACCCGACGGTCGACCTGTCGCTGTTCGCCAACTGGAATTTCGCGATCGGCACGCTCGCCTTTTGCCTCGGCTATGCGGTGTTCTTCGCCAACATCCTGCTGATGCCGCTGTGGATGCAGACGCAACTCGGCTATACCGCGACCTGGGCCGGGCTGGTCGCCGCGCCGAGCGGGGTGGTGGCGGTGGTGCTGACGCCGTTCGTGGCGCGCGCGGCCGGGAAGGTCGATGCGCGCATCCTCGCGACGATCGCCTTCGTCGGCTTCGCGATCAGCTACTGGATGCGCTCCGGCTATACGACGACGGCGAGCTTCTGGGACTTCATGCTGCCGCTGCTGGTGCAGGGCGTGTCGATGGCGACCTTCTTCCTGTCGATGGTGACGATCTCGCTCGATCGCATCCCGCCGGAGAAGATCCCCTCGGCGACCGGCATCTCGAACTTCGCGCGCATCGTGGCGGGCGCCTTCGCCGCGTCGATCATCACGACCGCGTGGGACCGGCGCGAGGCGCTGCACCAGAGCCGGCTCGCCGAGGCGGTCGGCGACAACATGCCCTATCGCCTGTCGGTGGAGGGGCTGGCGCACATGGGCCTCGACGCGACGCAGGCCGCGGCGGCGGTGACGCGGCAGATGGTGGGGCAGGCGTATCTGCTTGCCTCGACCGACCTGTTCCGGCTCTCGGCATGGCTGTCTGCGGCGATGATCGTGGTGGTGTGGTTCACCCGCAAGCCCGCGCCGCACGACGGGCCGATCGCGGCGGACTAG
- a CDS encoding GlsB/YeaQ/YmgE family stress response membrane protein — MGIILWLIIGGVIGWLASIIMRTDAQQGIFLNIIVGIVGAFIGGLIFSGGNFGQTGLSVYSFLVSLLGAVVLLAIVNLVRRGSVR, encoded by the coding sequence ATGGGTATCATTCTTTGGCTCATCATCGGCGGCGTCATCGGTTGGCTCGCCAGCATCATCATGCGGACCGACGCGCAGCAGGGGATTTTCCTGAACATCATCGTCGGGATCGTCGGCGCCTTCATCGGCGGCCTGATCTTCTCGGGCGGCAATTTCGGGCAGACCGGCCTGTCGGTCTATTCCTTCCTCGTCTCGCTGCTCGGCGCGGTCGTCCTGCTGGCGATCGTCAATCTGGTCCGTCGCGGCTCGGTACGCTGA
- a CDS encoding efflux transporter outer membrane subunit has translation MQRLTTMRTIGAMLMAGAALAGCTPPDTRPAVNAKAPADLGLVGAAAPAVDAQWWRALGDRQLDRILADALAGNPTLDAAAARVRQAQAALASRRAEDGPNVAFDANGMEQRLSGTYIYPPPYGGTVRFLGNVQAGLAWNLDLFGRQKAAIESARASTRAAALDADAARLMLQGAIVSTYLEVVRAERQAALAERTIAARNQSLKLIDVRIRSNLASKLDREAANTLLAQAELALTRAHAARALAVNALAALAGRGADYPATIGATSVVADTALPLPATIPADLLARRADIAAAQARIAAAAAGRQVARRAFYPNVNISALAGLQALGLGNMFDMDSGVAGGGAAIHLPIFDNGRLKADLAGATAGLDLAVADYNAKVVGAVREAADAVAKIRAADAERARQGDVVRGYAETARLNGIRVSSGLASRLDLIDTDVRLLDAQLAETNLAIDALAARAQLAEALGGGFDPSRDTQQ, from the coding sequence ATGCAACGCCTGACGACCATGAGGACGATTGGCGCGATGCTGATGGCCGGCGCCGCGCTGGCGGGTTGCACCCCGCCCGACACGCGCCCGGCGGTGAACGCGAAGGCGCCGGCCGATCTCGGCCTAGTCGGTGCGGCCGCCCCGGCGGTCGACGCGCAATGGTGGCGCGCGTTGGGCGACCGGCAGCTCGATCGCATCCTCGCCGACGCGCTCGCCGGCAATCCGACGCTCGACGCGGCGGCGGCACGGGTGCGGCAGGCGCAGGCGGCGCTTGCCTCGCGCCGGGCGGAGGATGGGCCGAACGTGGCGTTCGACGCCAACGGCATGGAGCAGCGCCTGTCCGGCACCTATATCTATCCGCCGCCCTATGGCGGGACGGTGCGCTTCCTCGGCAACGTACAGGCCGGGCTGGCGTGGAACCTCGACCTGTTCGGGCGGCAGAAGGCGGCGATCGAAAGCGCGCGTGCCTCGACGCGCGCGGCGGCGCTGGACGCGGACGCGGCGCGTCTGATGTTGCAGGGCGCGATCGTCTCGACCTATCTGGAGGTGGTGCGCGCCGAACGGCAGGCGGCGCTGGCCGAGCGCACGATCGCGGCGCGCAACCAGTCGCTGAAGCTGATCGACGTGCGCATCCGCAGCAACCTCGCCAGCAAGCTCGATCGCGAGGCGGCGAACACGCTGCTCGCGCAGGCCGAGCTGGCGCTGACCCGCGCCCATGCCGCGCGCGCGCTGGCGGTGAACGCGCTGGCGGCGCTGGCCGGGCGCGGGGCGGATTATCCGGCGACGATCGGGGCGACCAGCGTCGTGGCGGATACCGCGCTGCCGCTGCCCGCGACGATTCCTGCCGATCTGCTCGCCCGCCGCGCCGACATCGCGGCGGCGCAGGCGCGGATCGCGGCGGCGGCGGCGGGGCGGCAGGTCGCGCGGCGCGCTTTCTATCCGAACGTCAACATCTCCGCGCTTGCCGGGCTTCAGGCGCTCGGCCTCGGCAACATGTTCGACATGGATTCGGGCGTGGCCGGGGGCGGGGCGGCGATCCATTTGCCGATCTTCGACAACGGGCGGCTCAAGGCCGATCTCGCCGGCGCCACCGCCGGGCTGGACCTCGCCGTCGCCGATTATAATGCGAAGGTGGTCGGCGCGGTGCGCGAGGCGGCGGACGCGGTGGCGAAGATCCGCGCCGCCGATGCCGAGCGCGCCAGGCAGGGCGATGTCGTGCGCGGCTATGCGGAGACGGCACGGCTCAACGGCATCCGCGTGTCGAGCGGCCTCGCCTCGCGGCTCGACCTGATCGACACCGACGTGCGGCTGCTCGACGCGCAACTCGCCGAAACCAATCTCGCCATCGACGCGCTCGCCGCGCGCGCGCAGCTCGCCGAGGCGCTCGGCGGCGGCTTCGATCCTTCACGGGACACCCAGCAATGA
- the mnmA gene encoding tRNA 2-thiouridine(34) synthase MnmA, which produces MDQVDFQLGESLSGKRIVVAMSGGVDSSVVAALAHTTGAETIGVTLQLYDHGEAVGRAGSCCAGRDIRDARAVCDRLGIAHYVFDHESRFRETVVDRFADEYLAGRTPIPCVQCNMGPKFTDLFALARDLGADCLATGHYVRRMIGTDGPELHRGLDPARDQSYFLFATTRAQLDFLRFPLGALPKARVREIAAALGLGVAAKPDSQDICFVPDRDYAGLVRKLRPEADTAGEIVDLEGRTLGRHRGIIHFTVGQRRGLEIGGTPEPLYVVRVDAAEKKVVVGPRAALAVGAARLEGINTLGPLDRPLSAKVRSMAKPVPARLSGDRLLFDAPEYGVAPGQAAVLYDGDRVLGGGWIAATEAAALAA; this is translated from the coding sequence ATGGATCAGGTGGATTTCCAGCTCGGCGAAAGCCTTTCGGGCAAGCGCATCGTCGTCGCCATGTCGGGCGGGGTCGACAGCTCGGTGGTGGCCGCGCTCGCTCATACGACCGGCGCGGAGACGATCGGCGTGACGCTCCAGCTCTACGATCACGGCGAGGCGGTGGGGCGCGCCGGCTCGTGCTGCGCCGGCCGCGACATCCGCGACGCGCGCGCGGTGTGCGACCGGCTGGGCATCGCGCATTACGTGTTCGACCATGAATCGCGTTTCCGCGAGACGGTGGTGGACCGGTTCGCCGACGAATATCTCGCCGGGCGCACCCCGATCCCCTGCGTCCAGTGCAACATGGGGCCGAAGTTCACCGACCTGTTCGCGCTGGCCCGCGATCTCGGCGCGGATTGCCTCGCGACCGGCCATTACGTTCGTCGCATGATCGGCACGGACGGCCCCGAACTGCATCGCGGCCTCGATCCGGCGCGCGACCAGAGCTATTTCCTGTTCGCGACGACACGGGCGCAGCTCGATTTCCTGCGCTTCCCGCTCGGCGCGCTGCCCAAGGCGCGGGTGCGCGAGATCGCGGCCGCGCTTGGCCTCGGCGTCGCGGCCAAGCCCGACAGTCAGGACATCTGCTTCGTCCCCGACCGCGATTATGCCGGCCTCGTCCGCAAGCTCAGGCCCGAGGCGGACACGGCGGGCGAGATCGTCGATCTGGAGGGGCGCACGCTCGGCCGGCATCGCGGCATCATCCATTTCACCGTCGGCCAGCGGCGCGGGCTGGAGATCGGCGGCACGCCCGAGCCGCTCTATGTCGTGCGCGTCGACGCGGCCGAGAAGAAGGTGGTGGTCGGCCCGCGCGCCGCGCTGGCGGTCGGCGCGGCGCGGCTGGAGGGGATCAACACCCTCGGCCCGCTCGATCGCCCGCTCAGCGCCAAGGTGCGCTCGATGGCCAAGCCGGTGCCGGCGCGGCTGTCGGGCGACCGCCTGCTGTTCGACGCGCCGGAATATGGCGTCGCGCCGGGGCAGGCGGCGGTGCTCTATGACGGCGACCGCGTGCTCGGCGGCGGCTGGATCGCCGCGACGGAGGCGGCAGCGCTGGCGGCCTAG
- a CDS encoding efflux RND transporter periplasmic adaptor subunit: protein MTDAETPASTNGAPPAAADIPNGGKARTRKRLLTALAVIVAFAGLGWLIFGVLLAPPSEETDDAYVAGDVVAITARDAGTVVSLHADNTQAVKAGEPLIDLDPATADVNLASAEAELARAVRATRADFSKVGASGAAVIQAEAQLSAAQADYGRRKAAAGAGAISGEELSHAADAVKVASATLNLARAQEAQAQSAVAGTAVNTNPAVMTAIAAYRRAAITRSHMHIVAPIDGVVAQRTVQVGQQIQAGTPLMAVVPLNRVWIDANFRETQLRDLRIGQPVKVVSDMYGGKIVYHGRVVGLGAGSGNAFALLPPQNASGNWIKIVQRVPVRIALDPKELEKNPLRVGLSVTTTVDTADRSGARLAQQAAAPYRGDVATDASDPAVEARIRQIIAANR from the coding sequence ATGACCGACGCAGAGACTCCCGCTTCCACGAACGGCGCGCCGCCCGCCGCTGCCGATATCCCCAACGGCGGCAAGGCACGCACCCGCAAACGCCTGCTGACCGCGCTCGCGGTGATCGTGGCGTTCGCCGGGCTGGGCTGGCTGATCTTCGGCGTGCTGCTCGCACCGCCGTCGGAGGAGACCGACGACGCCTATGTCGCGGGCGACGTGGTGGCGATCACCGCGCGCGACGCGGGCACGGTCGTCTCGCTGCACGCCGACAACACGCAGGCGGTGAAGGCCGGCGAGCCGCTGATCGACCTCGATCCGGCGACCGCCGACGTCAACCTCGCTTCGGCCGAGGCGGAGCTGGCCCGCGCGGTGCGCGCCACCCGCGCCGATTTCTCCAAGGTCGGCGCGTCGGGCGCGGCGGTGATCCAGGCGGAGGCGCAGCTTTCGGCGGCGCAGGCGGATTATGGCCGCCGCAAGGCCGCCGCCGGCGCGGGCGCGATTTCCGGCGAGGAGCTGAGCCACGCGGCGGACGCGGTGAAGGTCGCCAGCGCGACGCTCAACCTCGCCCGCGCGCAGGAAGCGCAGGCGCAGAGCGCGGTGGCGGGCACCGCCGTCAACACCAATCCGGCGGTGATGACGGCGATCGCGGCCTATCGCCGCGCGGCGATCACGCGCAGTCACATGCACATCGTCGCGCCGATCGATGGCGTGGTGGCGCAGCGTACCGTGCAGGTCGGCCAGCAGATCCAGGCCGGCACACCGCTGATGGCCGTGGTGCCGCTCAACCGCGTGTGGATCGACGCCAATTTCCGCGAGACGCAGCTGCGCGATCTGCGCATCGGCCAGCCGGTCAAGGTCGTGTCGGACATGTACGGCGGCAAGATCGTCTACCACGGCCGCGTCGTCGGGCTGGGCGCGGGCAGCGGCAACGCCTTCGCGCTGCTGCCGCCGCAGAACGCCAGCGGCAACTGGATCAAGATCGTGCAGCGCGTGCCGGTGCGCATCGCGCTCGATCCGAAGGAGCTGGAGAAGAACCCGCTGCGCGTCGGCCTGTCGGTGACGACCACCGTGGACACCGCCGACCGTTCCGGCGCGCGGCTCGCGCAGCAGGCGGCGGCGCCCTATCGCGGCGACGTGGCGACCGACGCGAGCGATCCCGCCGTCGAGGCGCGCATCCGCCAGATCATCGCGGCGAACCGTTGA
- a CDS encoding pitrilysin family protein — MPLGAAIALALISPAAFAQADAGKAAPVSELVRAIDIPYQQFTLKNGLRVVVHTDRKAPVVAVSIWYDVGSKHEPKGKTGFAHLFEHLMFNGSENAPGDFFEPLKQAGATDLNGTTYFDRTNYFETVPKSALDRALFLESDRMGWLTGAITQSVLDRQRGVVQNEKRQGDNRPYGLVRYKLTEGLFPPDNPYGHTTIGSMADLDAASLADVKGWFHDHYGPNNAVLVLAGDIDVATAKPLVEKYFGAIPAGPKSVPPKVEVPTLPAPKSETIKDRVAAPLVIKAWAVPGLNDPDSVPLDVAAAVLGGLASSRLQNVLVKQEKLAVDVGADSDAFAQVGMFTVNAIVSPGVDPALVSKRLDEIVADLAKNGPTADEVQRVLTTAVSRRISGLEKVGGFGGKAVALAEGELYSNDPGFYKKQLAALAAQTPQTVRDAARKWLRRPAYTLTVLPGERDHYAEAEAKAPPPAAATPPVKGTRGPIPPAGAVADLAFPQVERTRLANGIELIYANRTTVPITRGVLSFDAGTAADVADKLGTQTLTLAMIDEGTKALDSIHLAEAGERLGLDIATGSSADRTTISFRAPSANLAPAVALWADIARAPAFPESELPRVKGQLLAGIAQELTDPAGLTRRVLPPILYGAGSPYAKGRGSGDARAVVTLTRTDLVAFRQAWLRPDKAKIFVVSDRPLAEVKAVLDHAFGDWRMDGAAGEKLFREDRSLPAPRIILIDRPDSPQSLISGGLRTGLRGTDDLLPAITMNDALGGDFLGRLNMDLREDKHWSYGVSGNFMRNAFAAPYVVSAPVQADKTGASIAALRADLSAFVTTKPLTQAEFDRTVADATRSLAGNFETSSAVLGAMQANDLYRRPDDYYATITRKYRALTRDELDATARRVIVPDRFVWIVAGDAKIVRPQLDSLGLPVEVITATSITDEKQESANGR; from the coding sequence ATGCCCCTCGGCGCCGCCATCGCGCTGGCGCTCATCTCCCCCGCCGCCTTCGCGCAGGCCGATGCCGGCAAGGCCGCGCCGGTTTCCGAGTTGGTCCGCGCGATCGACATTCCCTATCAGCAATTCACGCTGAAGAACGGCCTGCGCGTGGTGGTCCACACCGATCGCAAGGCGCCGGTGGTCGCGGTTAGCATCTGGTACGACGTCGGATCGAAGCACGAGCCGAAGGGCAAGACCGGCTTCGCGCACCTGTTCGAGCATCTGATGTTCAACGGCAGCGAGAACGCGCCGGGCGATTTCTTCGAGCCGCTGAAACAGGCAGGCGCGACCGATCTCAACGGCACCACCTATTTCGACCGCACCAATTATTTCGAGACGGTGCCGAAATCGGCGCTGGACCGCGCGCTGTTCCTCGAAAGCGACCGGATGGGCTGGCTGACCGGCGCGATCACGCAATCGGTGCTCGACAGGCAGCGCGGCGTCGTCCAGAACGAGAAGAGGCAGGGCGACAACCGCCCCTATGGCCTCGTCCGCTACAAATTGACCGAGGGGCTGTTCCCGCCGGACAATCCCTATGGCCATACGACGATCGGCTCGATGGCCGATCTCGACGCGGCCAGCCTCGCCGACGTGAAGGGCTGGTTCCACGATCATTACGGGCCGAACAACGCGGTGCTGGTCCTTGCCGGCGACATCGACGTCGCGACCGCGAAGCCGCTGGTCGAGAAATATTTCGGCGCCATCCCCGCCGGCCCGAAAAGCGTGCCGCCGAAGGTCGAGGTGCCGACGCTCCCCGCCCCGAAATCGGAGACAATCAAGGATCGCGTGGCCGCGCCGCTGGTCATCAAGGCATGGGCGGTGCCCGGCCTGAACGACCCCGATTCCGTCCCGCTCGACGTGGCGGCGGCGGTGCTCGGCGGCCTCGCCAGCTCGCGGTTGCAGAACGTGCTGGTCAAGCAAGAGAAGCTCGCGGTCGACGTCGGCGCGGATTCTGACGCCTTCGCCCAGGTCGGCATGTTCACCGTCAACGCGATCGTCAGCCCCGGCGTCGATCCGGCATTGGTGTCGAAGCGGCTCGACGAGATCGTCGCGGACCTCGCGAAGAACGGCCCCACCGCCGACGAGGTGCAGCGCGTGCTGACAACCGCCGTCTCGCGACGCATCAGCGGGCTGGAGAAGGTCGGCGGCTTCGGCGGCAAGGCCGTGGCGCTGGCCGAGGGCGAACTCTATTCGAACGATCCGGGCTTCTACAAGAAGCAGCTCGCGGCGCTTGCCGCGCAGACGCCGCAAACCGTGCGCGACGCGGCGCGCAAATGGCTCAGGCGCCCCGCCTATACGCTGACCGTCCTGCCCGGCGAGCGCGATCATTATGCCGAGGCGGAGGCGAAAGCGCCGCCGCCCGCCGCCGCCACGCCGCCGGTCAAGGGCACGCGCGGCCCGATCCCGCCGGCCGGCGCGGTGGCGGACCTCGCCTTCCCCCAGGTGGAGCGCACGCGGCTCGCCAACGGGATCGAGCTGATCTACGCCAACCGCACCACCGTGCCGATCACGCGCGGCGTGCTGAGCTTCGACGCGGGCACCGCCGCCGACGTCGCCGACAAGCTCGGCACCCAGACGCTGACGCTGGCGATGATCGACGAGGGCACGAAGGCGCTCGATTCGATCCATCTCGCCGAGGCGGGGGAGCGGCTCGGGCTGGATATCGCGACCGGCTCGTCGGCGGATCGCACGACGATCAGCTTCCGCGCGCCGAGCGCCAATCTCGCCCCGGCGGTGGCGCTATGGGCGGATATCGCCCGCGCGCCCGCCTTCCCCGAAAGCGAGCTGCCGCGCGTCAAGGGCCAGCTCCTCGCCGGCATCGCGCAAGAGCTGACCGACCCGGCCGGCCTCACCCGCCGCGTGCTGCCGCCGATCCTCTATGGCGCGGGCAGTCCCTACGCGAAGGGACGCGGCAGCGGCGACGCCAGGGCGGTCGTGACGCTGACCCGCACCGACCTCGTCGCCTTCCGCCAGGCGTGGCTGCGCCCGGACAAGGCGAAGATCTTCGTCGTCAGCGATCGCCCGCTCGCCGAGGTGAAGGCGGTGCTCGACCATGCCTTCGGCGACTGGCGGATGGACGGCGCGGCCGGCGAGAAGCTGTTCCGCGAGGACCGCAGCCTGCCGGCGCCGCGCATCATCCTGATCGACCGGCCGGATTCGCCGCAATCGCTGATCTCGGGCGGGCTGCGCACCGGGCTGCGCGGCACCGACGACCTGCTCCCCGCGATCACCATGAACGACGCGCTGGGCGGCGATTTCCTCGGCCGGCTCAATATGGACCTGCGCGAGGACAAGCACTGGTCCTATGGCGTCTCGGGCAATTTCATGCGCAACGCCTTCGCCGCGCCTTATGTCGTCAGCGCGCCGGTGCAGGCGGACAAGACCGGGGCGTCGATCGCCGCGCTGCGCGCCGACCTTTCCGCCTTCGTCACCACGAAGCCGCTGACGCAGGCGGAGTTCGACCGCACCGTCGCCGACGCGACTCGCTCGCTCGCCGGCAATTTCGAAACATCGAGCGCGGTGCTCGGCGCGATGCAGGCGAACGATCTCTATCGCCGGCCGGACGATTATTACGCGACGATCACGCGGAAATATCGCGCGCTGACCCGCGACGAGCTGGACGCTACGGCAAGGCGGGTGATCGTGCCCGATCGCTTCGTGTGGATCGTCGCGGGCGATGCGAAGATCGTCCGGCCGCAGCTTGACTCGCTCGGCCTGCCGGTCGAGGTCATCACCGCGACGTCCATCACGGACGAGAAGCAGGAGAGCGCCAATGGCCGTTGA
- a CDS encoding cytochrome P450 — protein MNTPVRIDPTSREFRRDSIAIYRHLLRTQPVTALDDGRYLLCGYHDVKRALTDLESFRRPTEASVARRRPGSMSEAFARNNMIGLNPPDNTRFRRAMARAFAPRRVEQLAPDMRKSCDALIDRMIESRECDFIHDFALPLPVAIICRMLDIPLADQHLFEHWSAALLAGLELSADPGEAERAETATANLYDYLDGIAAERRRHPGEDLISTLIEAANEEKISAQEVIWGAITLLVAGHETTTHLLGNGMLALIRDPGQMRLLRERPDLTVNAVEEFLRYDPSVYVLFRETSRDVTFGATAVPRGTFLILSLAAANRDPSVFADPDRLDITRENARQHLAFGAGFHLCLGQAVARLEGRIAFEMLMRRITTIELAREPTPRDGLMFKGNHEMPVRVL, from the coding sequence ATGAACACGCCCGTCCGGATCGATCCGACATCGCGCGAGTTCCGTCGCGACAGCATCGCGATCTATCGGCACCTTCTGCGAACCCAGCCCGTCACCGCGCTGGATGACGGCCGCTACCTGTTGTGCGGCTATCACGATGTCAAACGGGCGCTCACCGATCTCGAATCCTTTCGCCGCCCGACCGAGGCGTCGGTCGCGCGCCGCAGGCCGGGCAGCATGTCCGAGGCGTTCGCGCGCAACAACATGATCGGCCTCAACCCGCCCGACAATACCCGGTTTCGGCGCGCGATGGCGCGAGCCTTCGCGCCCAGGCGGGTCGAGCAGCTCGCCCCCGACATGCGGAAAAGCTGCGACGCGCTGATCGACCGGATGATCGAAAGCCGCGAATGCGATTTCATCCATGATTTCGCCCTGCCGCTGCCGGTGGCGATCATCTGCCGGATGCTGGACATCCCGCTGGCCGACCAGCATCTGTTCGAGCACTGGTCGGCGGCGCTGCTCGCGGGCCTCGAGCTGTCCGCCGATCCCGGCGAAGCGGAGCGGGCGGAAACCGCGACCGCGAACCTGTACGACTATCTGGACGGGATAGCGGCGGAACGGCGGAGGCATCCTGGCGAGGATCTGATCTCGACGCTGATCGAGGCGGCCAATGAGGAGAAGATCAGCGCGCAGGAGGTGATCTGGGGGGCCATCACCCTGCTCGTCGCCGGCCATGAGACCACCACCCATCTGCTCGGCAACGGCATGCTCGCGCTGATCCGCGATCCCGGCCAGATGCGCCTGCTGCGCGAGCGGCCGGACCTGACCGTCAACGCCGTGGAGGAATTCCTGCGCTACGATCCGTCGGTTTACGTGCTGTTCCGGGAAACGTCGCGCGACGTGACGTTCGGCGCGACCGCCGTTCCCAGGGGCACCTTCCTGATCCTGTCGCTCGCGGCCGCCAATCGCGATCCGTCCGTCTTCGCCGACCCCGATCGCCTCGACATCACGCGTGAGAACGCCAGGCAGCATCTTGCCTTCGGCGCCGGCTTCCACTTGTGCCTTGGTCAGGCCGTGGCCCGGCTGGAAGGGCGCATCGCCTTCGAAATGCTGATGCGCCGGATCACCACGATCGAGCTGGCGCGCGAGCCGACGCCGCGCGACGGGCTGATGTTCAAGGGCAATCACGAAATGCCGGTGCGCGTGCTGTGA
- a CDS encoding DUF1153 domain-containing protein codes for MIENQKIRPARVIGPLGEPLTLDTLPPPETTRWVVRRKAEVVAAVNGGLLTVDEVCERYGLSVEEFAGWQRAIDRSGMPGLRVTRIQHYKSLYERQQKY; via the coding sequence ATGATCGAGAACCAGAAAATTCGACCCGCACGGGTCATCGGGCCGCTTGGTGAACCGCTCACGCTGGACACGCTGCCGCCACCCGAAACGACGCGCTGGGTGGTGCGTCGCAAGGCCGAGGTCGTCGCCGCCGTCAATGGCGGGCTGCTGACGGTCGACGAGGTGTGCGAGCGTTACGGGCTGAGCGTCGAGGAGTTCGCCGGCTGGCAGCGCGCGATCGACCGGTCCGGCATGCCCGGCCTGCGCGTGACGCGCATCCAGCACTACAAGTCGCTGTACGAGCGCCAGCAGAAATATTGA
- a CDS encoding MarR family winged helix-turn-helix transcriptional regulator, whose translation MHPFNESNFIPDSSPGYLVRLINQMSMAGLERALAGEGLNASQWMAMVSLHFHFADTCAELARQLAHDKGAMTRLIDALEERGWVERTRAEDDRRIVRLALTPEGYEVAMRGRRKVIECWNHWLGDWNESEVEALLAMLRRLRTSMEKAGPCNA comes from the coding sequence ATGCACCCGTTCAACGAATCCAATTTCATTCCCGATTCGTCGCCGGGCTATCTTGTGCGGCTGATCAACCAGATGAGCATGGCCGGGCTGGAGCGGGCGCTGGCGGGGGAGGGGCTGAACGCCTCGCAGTGGATGGCGATGGTCTCGCTGCACTTCCATTTCGCCGACACCTGCGCCGAGCTTGCCCGCCAACTCGCCCACGACAAGGGCGCGATGACGCGGCTGATCGACGCGCTGGAGGAGCGCGGCTGGGTGGAGCGGACGCGGGCGGAGGACGATCGCCGCATCGTCCGCCTCGCGCTGACGCCGGAGGGCTATGAAGTCGCGATGCGCGGGCGGCGCAAGGTGATCGAATGCTGGAACCACTGGCTCGGCGACTGGAACGAGTCGGAGGTCGAGGCGCTGTTGGCGATGCTGCGACGGCTCAGGACATCGATGGAGAAGGCCGGGCCATGCAACGCCTGA